A part of Brassica rapa cultivar Chiifu-401-42 chromosome A05, CAAS_Brap_v3.01, whole genome shotgun sequence genomic DNA contains:
- the LOC103874876 gene encoding ribose-phosphate pyrophosphokinase 2, chloroplastic, producing MGLELGKISIKRFADGEVYVQLKESVRGCDVFLVQPTCTPTNENLMELLILVDACRRASAKKVTAVIPYFGYARADRKTQGRESIAAKLVANLVTEAGTGGKGSVNILRHISLTQEATLTLHPNAASCGVSR from the exons ATGGGCTTGGAGCTTGGCAAGATTAGCATcaagag GTTTGCTGATGGGGAAGTCTACGTTCAGCTCAAAGAGAGTGTTAGAGGCTGCGATGTCTTCTTGGTGCAGCCTACTTGCACTCCAACTAATGAGAATCTCATGGAGCTTTTGATCTTGGTCGATGCTTGCCGTAGAGCTTCCGCTAAGAAAGTTACTGCTGTGATTCCCTACTTTGGATACGCAAGAGCTGATAGAAAG ACTCAAGGGCGTGAATCCATTGCTGCCAAACTGGTTGCAAACCTTGTAACGGAGGCAG gtaccGGCGGTAAAGGCAGCGTCAATATTCTGCGTCACATTTCGTTGACGCAGGAAGCTACACTGACGCTGCATCCGAACGCCGCGTCCTGCGGCGTCAGCCGGTAA
- the LOC103874744 gene encoding uncharacterized protein LOC103874744 has translation MASTDPFDDMFEQYFDQAFENLVNAQDDQEDERKKRKKRVFIERNREEGNIRLWNDYFSETPTYAENLFRRRFRMNKSLFIYIVNRLSNEVPFFQQKKDGFGRLGLSILQKCTAAIRVLAYGSALDAVDEYLRLGATTARLCVENFVESIVNMFGDEYLRKPTPYDLQRLLHDAENHGFLGMIGSIDCMNWEWKNCPTAWKGQFARGLGKPTIVLEAVASYDLWIWHAFFGAPGTLNDINVLDRSPVFDDIINGEAPQVNFSVNGNEYHMVYYLTDGIYPNWATFIQSIRLPQVPKAVLFAQRQEAVRKDVEHAFGVLQARFAIVRNPALSWDKVKIGKIMRACIILNNMIVESERDEGTQFNLSDFEEGEASRSSHVDRRTRRRPTNIANQMGVRTEIRDTNVHAQLKRDLVERIWAKFGTD, from the coding sequence ATGGCATCTACAGACCCGTTTGATGATATGTTCGAACAATATTTTGATCAAGCATTTGAGAATCTGGTCAATGCTCAAgatgatcaagaagatgaaagaaagaaaagaaaaaaacgagtTTTTATCGAAAGGAATCGTGAAGAAGGCAATATACGTCTATGGAACGATTATTTCAGTGAAACTCCAACGTATGCTGAAAATCTTTTCCGACGACGATTCAGAATGAACAAATCATTGTTCATATATATTGTGAATCGTCTCTCCAATGAAGTTCCattctttcaacaaaaaaaagatggtTTCGGAAGGCTTGGTCTCTCAATACTTCAAAAGTGTACAGCAGCTATACGTGTGTTGGCGTATGGTTCTGCCCTTGATGCGGTCGACGAATACCTCAGGCTCGGTGCAACCACGGCACGGTTATGTGTGGAAAATTTTGTGGAGTCAATAGTAAATATGTTCGGCGATGAGTATCTAAGAAAACCAACACCATATGATCTGCAACGTCTACTTCATGATGCAGAGAATCATGGATTTCTCGGGATGATaggaagcatcgattgtatgaattgggagtggaagaattgtcccaccgcttggaaagggcaATTTGCTCGGGGTTTGGGAAAACCCACTATCGTTTTAGAGGCGGTTGCTTCATACGATCTCTGGATATGGCATGCGTTTTTTGGAGctccaggtaccttaaatgatattaatgttCTGGATCgctcacctgtttttgatgacataataAATGGTGAAGCCCCACAAGTGAATTTCTCGGTAAATGGAAATGAGTACCATATGGTTTATTATCTCACCGATGGCATTTATCCAAATTGGGCAACTTTCATCCAATCTATACGACTTCCACAAGTGCCGAAAGCAGTCTTATTTGCGCAACGTCAAGAAGCTGTCCGAAAAGATGTTGAGCATGCTTTCGGAGTTTTACAAGCTCGATTTGCCATTGTTAGAAATCCGGCACTTTCTTGGGATAAAGTCAAGATCgggaagattatgagagcatgtattaTACTCAATAATATGATAGTAGAAAGCGAACGAGATGAAGGTACTCAATTTAATCTTTCAGATTTCGAAGAAGGAGAAGCCAGCAGAAGTTCACATGTCGATCGTCGAACAAGGAGAAGGCCTACAAATATTGCCAATCAGATGGGTGTTCGAACTGAAATTCGTGATACAAATGTGCATGCACAACTAAAACGGGATTTGGTCGAACGTATATGGGCTAAATTTGGAACTGATTAA